A single genomic interval of Rosistilla ulvae harbors:
- a CDS encoding rhodanese-like domain-containing protein, whose amino-acid sequence MKSIEVTQLSELQKNGDVELIDVRMPSEFRSVHAAGARNVPLDSLDPRSVFADRNGSIDQPLYVICQGGNRSTKACQKFVDAGFENIVNVEGGTTAWDKAGLPVVRGKQTMPLMQQVQLTAGSLVLLGAVLGYFVHPYFIGLSAFVGAGLMFAGATGTCGMASMLGKMPWNQCAGGGGSCSV is encoded by the coding sequence ATGAAATCGATCGAAGTCACTCAACTGTCCGAACTGCAAAAGAACGGCGACGTCGAATTGATCGACGTCCGGATGCCCAGCGAATTCCGCAGCGTGCACGCGGCGGGAGCTCGCAACGTGCCACTGGATTCATTGGATCCGCGCTCGGTTTTCGCCGACCGCAACGGATCAATAGACCAGCCGCTGTATGTGATCTGCCAAGGAGGCAATCGTTCGACGAAAGCCTGCCAGAAGTTCGTCGACGCCGGTTTCGAAAACATCGTCAATGTCGAAGGAGGCACCACGGCTTGGGACAAGGCGGGACTGCCCGTCGTCCGCGGCAAGCAGACGATGCCGTTGATGCAGCAGGTGCAACTGACCGCCGGTTCGCTGGTGCTTCTCGGGGCTGTGCTTGGCTACTTTGTGCATCCTTACTTCATCGGGCTTTCCGCCTTCGTCGGCGCCGGGCTGATGTTCGCCGGCGCGACAGGCACCTGTGGCATGGCGTCGATGCTCGGCAAGATGCCTTGGAATCAGTGCGCCGGTGGTGGTGGATCGTGTTCGGTATGA
- a CDS encoding FAD-dependent oxidoreductase, whose product MKIVIIGGVAGGASAAARARRLDEKAEIVVLERGEHPSFANCGLPYYVGGKIQSRDKLLVAPVKMLRDRLRLDVRTRSEAIRIDREAHQVQVRNLDTGQETSESYDKLIIATGASPFRPPIPGVDGSRVLALRDLKDADRMHAMATSGSKRAVILGAGFIGIEIAENLVRRGIAVTILELADQILPPWDREMIGPIDAHMRQQGVDIRLGLSVESFEETPTGLRVQLTSGETLDADFAAVCIGVRPESKLAAEAGIVCGARGGIQTTANMQTNDPDIYAVGDVVEVECFVSKTPVQIPLAGPANRQGRIAADHIYGRNSKYRGTQGTAIVGVFEKTAAMTGLSEKILQRIGTPYEKVYIHPADHAGYYPGAEGMTLKLIFDPSTGKVLGAQGVGSKGVDKRIDIVAMAIQAGMTVDDLEEVELCYAPQYGHAKDPINMAGFVASGVVRGDQPIVHADASLAESQANHFLLDVRSEAEFASGHIPAATNVPLESLRERIAELPRDRRIIAYCKVGQRGYLATRILMQHGFDVANLSGGYTSWLAANPSPTT is encoded by the coding sequence ATGAAGATCGTGATCATTGGTGGTGTCGCCGGTGGCGCATCGGCTGCGGCCCGCGCCCGCCGACTGGATGAAAAAGCGGAGATCGTCGTGCTGGAGCGCGGGGAGCATCCGTCGTTTGCAAACTGCGGCCTTCCCTATTACGTCGGCGGCAAGATTCAGTCGCGCGACAAACTGCTAGTCGCGCCGGTGAAGATGCTCCGCGATCGGCTGCGTCTGGACGTTCGCACTCGCAGCGAAGCGATCCGCATCGATCGCGAAGCGCACCAAGTTCAGGTTCGCAATCTCGACACCGGGCAGGAAACCAGCGAGTCTTACGATAAACTGATCATCGCCACGGGAGCTTCTCCGTTCCGGCCGCCGATCCCGGGCGTTGATGGTTCGCGAGTCCTCGCATTGCGCGACTTGAAAGATGCCGATCGGATGCACGCGATGGCGACGTCGGGATCGAAGCGAGCGGTGATCCTAGGCGCGGGATTTATTGGCATCGAGATCGCAGAGAATTTGGTCCGTCGCGGGATCGCCGTTACGATCCTCGAACTGGCCGACCAGATCCTGCCTCCTTGGGATCGCGAGATGATCGGGCCGATCGACGCCCACATGCGACAGCAAGGTGTCGACATCCGATTGGGCCTTTCGGTGGAGAGCTTTGAAGAGACGCCGACCGGCCTGCGAGTGCAACTGACCTCGGGCGAAACCTTGGACGCCGACTTTGCCGCCGTTTGCATCGGCGTTCGTCCCGAGAGCAAACTGGCTGCCGAAGCGGGCATCGTCTGCGGAGCTCGCGGTGGAATCCAAACGACAGCGAACATGCAGACCAACGATCCGGACATCTACGCCGTGGGAGACGTTGTCGAAGTCGAGTGTTTCGTTTCCAAGACGCCGGTGCAGATACCGCTTGCCGGCCCGGCAAACCGGCAGGGACGGATCGCTGCGGATCACATCTACGGGCGCAACTCGAAGTACCGCGGAACGCAAGGGACAGCGATCGTTGGGGTCTTTGAAAAGACAGCGGCGATGACGGGACTGAGCGAAAAGATTCTGCAGCGGATCGGGACGCCCTACGAAAAAGTCTACATTCACCCCGCCGATCACGCGGGCTATTATCCCGGTGCCGAAGGGATGACGTTGAAACTGATCTTCGATCCTAGCACGGGAAAGGTCTTGGGAGCCCAAGGCGTTGGCAGCAAAGGGGTCGACAAACGGATCGATATCGTCGCGATGGCGATTCAAGCCGGGATGACCGTCGACGATCTGGAAGAGGTCGAACTCTGTTACGCGCCGCAGTACGGACACGCCAAAGATCCGATCAACATGGCCGGCTTTGTCGCCTCTGGAGTCGTCCGCGGCGACCAACCGATCGTCCACGCCGACGCGTCGCTTGCCGAATCGCAGGCGAATCATTTCCTGCTGGATGTTCGCAGCGAAGCCGAGTTTGCGTCGGGCCACATCCCCGCAGCGACCAACGTCCCGCTGGAATCGCTGCGCGAGCGAATCGCCGAACTGCCGCGAGATCGCCGAATCATCGCTTATTGCAAAGTTGGCCAACGAGGCTACTTGGCGACGCGGATCTTGATGCAACATGGATTCGACGTCGCCAACTTAAGCGGCGGGTATACTTCATGGTTGGCCGCGAATCCGTCGCCAACGACCTGA